The Lolium rigidum isolate FL_2022 chromosome 1, APGP_CSIRO_Lrig_0.1, whole genome shotgun sequence region TGCAAGCTGAAACTTCTCCCCTCGCTGACGGCAAAGTTGTCAAGCCTACTGCAGCTTCAGCAGCCAACCTTTCTCAAAGATAACTTCGGCACCTGCAAAGTCATCGAAGAGCATGAATTTTGTGTCACCTCGAATTCACTGGGAAAACAGAAAAGCCGTTGCAGACACCTCATCACAAATACAGATCTTCAGCCAGGAGTCTATCACATTCCCAGGGATCTCAACGGAGATAGCTCACAATTGTGCTCATCAGGTTCTCAGGCCAGACCTGAGGCAACTTGTCTTCAACTGTGTAATAAGCCCATAGGATTAGTTTATGCCTGGTAGGTGGTAGCTGTGATGCCATGCTCTGCACTTGAGCTGGAATGAAATGGTACCATCGGCCACAACATCTTCgtataaaataatatgcaaaaATTCATTATATTGTAGACCAAAGTAGATTTTCTGAATACAGTTTTCATCATATCATGGACAGACAGCAACCTCGGTACAGAACCAGGTTCATCTGTTGCCTCGATCAAAAAAGTAGACCCAGGATGGATATTCATGTATATCtaagaataaacataaaaatacatCAAAGAATCAGGCTGTTCCAAAGGTACAAAAATGCCCCTCCAGTAATGTTTCACCAATTCAAATCTGTAGGTGAACAAATTGTATACTATGAGCTCTGGTCAGCAGCTCAGCTGGTATAGCACCTGCTAACTAGTGTATCCTGGCAGTGGTAATGCAATCTTCTGTATAATAAGCCTAACAACATGGCTGATCTTGGTCCATCAGTCAGACTTGCTCCTCAGGCTGTACACGTTTCCAGCGACGCCAACAACGCTGACGACAATGGCCAGCCCCAGCATTCCAATTGCCAGGATTCTCTCTCCATGCCCCAAGCACTCCAACCCTTCCTTGTCCAGCTTCAATGCCACAAGGGCCGGGAACATGAAACCCAAAGCCAGCCCCGTGGTCGCGCCGGTGAACTTGAAGGCCATCCAGATGTTGGGTATCATGGTCGAGCCGAGGTAGATGAGGGCCAGGAGCACCGCCGTCAACAAGAGCATCTTCTTCCTGCTGTGGGTCGCCGACTCGCCAAAGACCAGCGCATCCACGGTCTGCCTCAACGAGAAGTGCACGACCGGGAAGACGAGGACCAGGTGGACAATGTACCCGATCCTGACAATGTAGTTGAGCACGGAGCTGAACCTGATCCCGAGGTCCTTGTCGAAGTTGGTGAGCACGTCCGACTCGGTGTCGTCGCCGAACAGAAGGTACCCTGAGACAGCGGTCAGGGCATATACAATGACGCAGAGCACGGTGGAGATCCTCCCGACGTTGTACATGTTGCGGGGCGTCTTCTCCTTGAGCTCGTTGTAGATGGGCTGCACATTGAAGTGGCAGATGAAGGCGTTGGTCATGATCGGGATGACGACGAGCAGGTCCAGCATTGCCGCTCTGGAGCTGAAGTCCGGCCCCATCCTCGGCGCGCTGATCTTGCCCTCGGCAAGCTTCACCACCGCGATGATGCAAGAGACGGCCACGAAAACAATGGCGAGGGCGACCGACGCGGCGGACGACAGGCTCAGCGACTCGATCCTCTCGAGCGCGCAGAGGGGCGCGAGGAACACCACGAGGACGAAGAGGATGAGCAGCCTCCGGTTGTCCCACTCGCCGTCGTGGCCGACCAGCTGGTCCACGACGCCGGCGTGCTTGAGCGACCCCGACATGACGTCCCCGATGATGATGAGGTACACCACGAGGATCCCGGCGTTGTTGATTATGACGCACATCTGCGCCACGACGCTGGCGGGGCGGCCGAGCGCCCGGTGCACGAGCTCGCCGTAGGAGAGCGCGCGGCAGCGCGCCGAGAAGCGCACCAGCAGCTCGATGGTGACCTCGGAGAGCACCCCCATGACGAGGATCGAGACGAGCCCGACCGCCACGCCCAGGACCTTCATGGTGGCCGGGAGCGCCATGATGCCCGCGCCGATGATGGAGGTCGCCAGGTTGAAGACCGCCCCCGCCACGCCCGAGCCCTCCGGCGGACCCGCGGGGCCGTCGGCGCCGATGAGCGGCAGCTCGTCGTGCTCCCCGCCGTTGGAGTCGGCGGCGTCGTCTTCCACCTCGCCCAGGAACGAGTCCTGCTTGGTGAGCTTCTTGGCGTGCACgccattggcggcggcggcggccgcggcgccaGATTTGTTGGGCGGCTGGCTGGACTGGAGCTCGATGGCCGGGGAGGTCAGCGGGAGCGCCGAGTAGTTCGTGTTCACCATGCTTCTTCCCGGCGCATCCAAGACGAACCAGGCCCAAGATCCAAGATCCAAGGCGCCGGGAAATCCTTCCGGCGGAGAAGAACAAATCGCGCCCAAATCGGGGGCACGAACAGAAAAATGGAAATCTCCGCCGAATCTACACCGGGTCGAGCGGAGAGGGAGCAAGAACCCAGATTCCGGCCGCGGCGAtcagagagatctcacggcgaatCGGCTGGCATTGGCGACTGGCGAATGCCGGCCGCCGGCCGAGCGAGCTTCtcggaagaaagaaagaaatttgCTGGCGAGATTTGGGTGGAGAAACAGAGCGATCTTGAGGAGCGGAAGAGAGCAGAAGGATCTTGAGGAGCTTGGTCGATATTCACTGGATCGAGGAAGAAGAGATCTGGGAGGCTTCTCTGTCTCCTTCCTCCTCTGTTCTTGCTTCCCTCTGAGAAAGAGTAGGCGTGTTTACTAGTCAATTTACGTTAATTCCTAGCTAGTACGGTTTGCCGCACCAACCCGTGGGACCCGTCTGTGCCACTGACATGTGGGTAACAGCTGCACATCTCTTCCCATCCGATTGGCAGGAGAGTCACAGATAGGAGGGCCCACTTGGTGCCCATTCGGCGTGACCCACCTGTCAGTGAGACACAAATCTCCCAGTCAAAAGCAATTTTAGGGAACCACGTCATACGTTTAACTAAATATTAATTTTTAGATGCatctaaatttaaacaattttttaaCATCTTTGAAAGaattcttgcatctttaaaatcATTAAACATGGGGTATGCAATCTTgtaaacagaattctttgaaagcaTTGATACATCATGTGTCTTTGTAAACTTTGGGTGTGGACTCTTGCGCTTTCTACCACATCGGCCAAGGTGATAGTGCGAtttctagagatctaggttatgaATCCTTGCGAAACTTAGCGAGAATCGAAATTCTTCAACTTTTCATATTTTATGAGATAGATCACACACATGGTGATCGAGTATGAGCTTACCTTTGCAACTCTTCATAGAAATGTTGGTCTTTTGTGTTCCTTGCGAAAATCACAAAATGAAACATGTCGCGTCGATGTACCGTAGCATCTTGTTTTGTAACTGAATTTATGGATTTTTTTCATGGCTCGAAAGTCGTCATATTTTGTTACGTAAATATAAAATAATAAGCTCTAGACCCCATTCCCTACATACATGGTTCTTTCTTCATAATTTTCCAAAACTTACAAAATGATTTCCTCAACCTGCAAAGCAACGGAGAAGCAGTCTACACGTTTACGGATGGACTAACACGTTTCGTCTAGTGCTCAGGTTTGACCAAGAAATATAGTACTGTAGTAGCATGTTCATGTTCATTGAACAAGCAAATCTTCCATTGACCAAGCACAGCTCTAAGCTACCAATGAAGTTGGCAGGATGACCTGTACATGTCGATTTCAgattgtctctctctctctctcttaaatATATGCCGTGTTTCGTTGTCTACGTCCTTGAGTGGCATGGCGAGGAAAAATTTCAATTAAAAACCCGCAGTAGCCCTGTTCGACTACCAGGTTGAAATCCATCCTCAACGATTCAAATCATCCTTGATAACATTCTTATATATCGGCCTGACATTTCTTCAGCGTCGTGCAACAACACATGTGCAGAGATTTGTGTAGAGATACTCCACTGCTACTATCTTACAAACGCCAAACCACATGCTTCGTGGCTTGTCATGGCATCCATGTTGCCTTTGATCGGTACTCATCAGAAGCGACTATCTTTGCAGGGTTTGCTCCAAGCTTACAGAATAACTTTTTTATTCTTCAGTCCACAGCAATATATGTGACGATATTTGAGTTTCCTATATCAGTTTTCTGCTGGGGTTGAAAAACGGGCATGACTGCTAAGCTCGGCTCATCTCAACTCACTGACCTCATAGTTGACTAGCAAACTTCACTCGAATTGTTAGCTTGGGGTGAATTCAAAATCTTGGCTCGGCTAGATTCAACAAAACTTGAGTTGGCTAGGCTAGATTCGATAGAATTCGAGTTGGCTCGTTATGCTTGATACACCACGTAACAAGTTATCATGGTAATAAAATCCCAAATCTGATGAAACGTGGTGATATCATAGCAAGACCAAGTAATGCATAGTGAGACATCTTTGCACAAATGTTTCCGGCACGGTATCGCCAACAAGTAGCCCTAAAGATGTTGCCCCGCATGTCCAGCTCGGGTGACGCCCTACATGTGTTAGGGCAGTGGGGAAGTTAGCGTATGAATAATGGGTATACAAAGTTCCCTAAAATTCACAAGTTTACTCATGTTTTTCCTATTTATTTGATGTATACAATATTTCTCTTTGTGTGAATTAGACATAGATATAAAGCTAATGAAAAAAATTGTGGAATGCATACCCATGTATTGATCCGGCTCCGCCCATGTGTCAGGGGATGCATCCTCTGTGGCCAAAAAAGAGAGGAGAGAGGACGGGATATGAGGGAGAAAGAGAAAACCCAAGGCAAATAATTGTTGCTTTTATGGCCCACTAACTTTTTGGATTGGGATAGAAAACTGAACACCCGCATCCCCTCCCCACACCGAGTTGGATGCATCGGGGGTTGCCCCCGTAGTTCATGCTCTAAGTTGTATTACCGTGACAAAATGGCCTTCATGTTGCACACCATCATTATTTTGCATGACCTTAGAGGCTAATTGATTAACGAGTATGGTAACTCTCATGAAACTCCTTAACTCACCAAGTTGAAAATGATAACTCAACACGACTCGTTAATGTTTGAGCTCGAGCAAAGTTTTCAAGTACTCGTTAAGTTCATGAGTTTTGAGTTTCTGTTCCACCCTACTAGGTGTATAGTAGGGTCACCAAAGCAATTGtaagaaaaaaaatcatattccTATCATTTCGTTCATAGTATCCCTCCAAATAATTTTGGTATGGACTAAGCATGAGGTATAACCttgcatttttttttggaaagtttCAATACATATGGTGTCTTTCCTTTGGGTATGATCTCCTGCATTTCTTCACACCTGGCTCAAAAGAGTGGATCTTCTGGATATAGGTAATTAATGAAACATTGAAAACTTAATTAGCAAGGATCAAAATTTTCACGTTTCAATAATTTATGTAACTCTTCAGGTTATGTGTGAAGTTACAAAATGAAACAAGTCACGTAGCTCATTCTGTAGCATTTCGTCATATAACTGAATATGTGTGAaaaattgttttcagaaataCATGGGAATAAGCTCCAACCCATTCTCTACACGGATAAGCTCCAACCCTCCAACCCGTTCTCAGTTTATACTAAACTTTTATATATGCTTACTTATATCATGCTACCATCTTAACAAGTATACTTTTTGTTACTCATTTGGCGTACGTAACCAAATATTTGGCAACGTTGCTAAATATCAATTGTATTGTTCTTTGGTATATTTTTGTAATTTATTACTGAAAAATACTCTTGTGTTGTGATAAATTTAAATTGTATTTCGTAACACAAGCTCTTTTTAACCATTTTTGATAATTTCATAAGTTGTATAGTGCATATGTATTTATATATGCCAAGATCTCTAAAATGCACGGTCTAACAAATGTTGTAATAGCAGTTTCTAGAACATGATTATGTAAGCATTTTTATATAACTTATAGAGTGTAAAATGAACCATTAGCATGATTATTTACTATCCTTTTGTGGTCAAATGTGTCTTGCGAGTTGCAATGAATTTAATAACAAGTTGATAATGTGTGTGGAATGACATCTGCACACCTAAGTAGGTTTTGGTGTTATTGACATATGCATTAAGGGACTAATAATTTTTTGATCCTTATTATTATGTATTAGTGGCGTGCAACAATGTGCATTATGGTGGGAGACCAACCCAGAGAAAGAGTGAAAATGAGGCTAACTGAAAGGGCATTTTCCCCTCTAAATGTTTTTTGTTGTTTAATGACAACATATTTGTGATGATTACAACTTCAATAAATAATACAACATATTTGTGGAATAACCATGTGCTTAAGTTATATAGGATTATTCTATGAATGTCTCAAGTGGTTGGATTCCACTTAAAAGCAAAAAAGAGAGAATATGGTTTGCCGTTTTTCATTTATTTCAATCGTGGGGAAATACTAATATCAAGAAGGGGTCCATGTTGGAAGATATAGGTGGAGTCAAATCACGTACACGTAACATATATTACACACACTAATCCTTCCTATTTTGGTGTGATAGATTCTTTAAAATCCAGTTGTTGGAGTACTTTGGTTGGACGAAACATCCGCCAACCTCCAGCCCCAGCATCTGAACCTATGGTTGTCAGGGTTATGACGAATAGGGTATACCACGGTAGGGGCCAAGTCTACCAAGCCCGGGTGGACCATTTCGGTGGTTAAGATATCGGTCTAGCCGGGTGGCCGAGTTGCTCGAAGATGGAGGCCTAGCCGACTAAGGAGGTCCAAGACGGGTTCTAGAAGATTCAGGAAGACAGAAGACTTGAAGTAAAACAAACGACATACTTGACGGCATAGACTAGGAATCCGTAGTCGGTTAGGTATTAACCTCCATAAAACCCTATGTTTTGGCGTTTTTATAAGCTAGCCAGGGAACAACCTTTAGGGAAACAATTCAATACCGTACACACACCACATTAATATGTACTTTATACCATACTGAATTTCTAGCGGGAAGTAGCGACTCTCCACCGAGGGGACATGAACCTAGGTAAACCGCCGAGTTACACCATCCCGAGCATCCCATCATCTATTTCCACTAGTAACCCTACTCGTGAGTACCCCCActgggaagaaatgaagatggagttcttgggtggaactcaatttagccatgctctagctagcTTATGTCTTAAGCAACGATGATCAATATCTTGAGAGTTtgagaagaattcaagatatggctttAAGAAGAtatcatgatagtctcatgagttgagctatgattGACCAAGGTTTAGTgcatgcaagcaaatgaagagttCTCTAGGTATCTTTTCATGGGTAGGCATCAAAAGTAAGAtcacatatagcccatgagaggatgacatctagtggttatcgtcatcaaggttgagaagggcaagtACAAGATGAGCATCTCGAGAAGATCATATGTTTGAGACTTGTTCGTTCGTGAtaaaatggacatgtgaagatgtgccttaATGAAGCTATCCCATATTGGTGTATGGGTGaagcatgtaaaatgcatgcatgaactttgtagtttgttgacacatattcccacatatttttaACAtgtatgatgttatatccattttttatattgatttttgggaATTCACCAATGATaccctttattttggttataaccctACATGACAGGAAAACCCTCGTTTGTGTATTTTTAGCTTTCAAGGACCTAAACGAAGTCAAATAGAGCTAGGACTCTAGGGATGTCAATATTTCGTCAAGAGAAGCACTTGAATGTCACAAGAAGTGTTGGGAGGGCGAAAAGAGGCCATGTGGCGATCCTACCCCTTTCCCTCCTCGGTCGTCCAATTCGCTTGATTTATTTCTCCCACGGACTTCCTTTGACCTAAAAACCTTTATATGAAGGACTCCCCGAGGCTTCCTCGAGGGGAGCACCACAAAAACACCAAAACACCAAAATAGAGCCAGAAccaacgaagattggaggggaaactccaccggagccaccgccggagggatgtctatcttctccaacatctccaccatcataACCATGATGAagcgggagtagtccacctctggactatgggtttgtggcagtatcttgatatatttctttcttgttcttcctaGATCTAGTAccacccaacatgattatggtcatgtatgtaattcctatgtggtggatctttattcgatGCTCTGATATATGAGATTGAAACCTATTATATATGTGGAAGatgtattgatatatgcatatcatgtaccccgttcttaagtacttgttctgatccaacttgtatgcaatatCATGTGTGGGGATATAGATGAAGTAGCATGGTTGTAGTCATTGAATAGTGACATaaaattcaagatctactatggtatttacctttcttttgctgcctcactagggataaagtgagtaCATGTGCTATGTTTCTCATGTGGCATtatgataatcttgtttgttcaaggtagcatatttgatattcaaacattatgtcatattacttaaggctatactctgttgattcttaattcaagattgccTTGAGTTTTCCAtttcttgaggagtataagagagatgtgttgcattatCTCTATGTTAGGgcatgatgcccatatgaatgcttatcaaacacattttgaagttccaccaatattatatctttgatgaattgtttgtgtccactacaacttaaaaggagagtatacaagtgaacccatgaatcctGGTCCATTTTAAACCATTGGAAACACCTTTCCAAAACGACTATTACATTTTATATTTTTGCAATTTAGTAAtcctaaaatacaaaaatactttcttcacttgcaaacacacacaaaacccaaaaaacaACTATCTCTTTATTGATTTTATCTTGCTTGCTTAGTTcacttgctttattttactttactttatatTGATATTTCATATTACTGatatgaaaccttgtgcttgataacCACGCGgttgagttggggacacaagacaaagactttgctttgcaggttgctacaagaggagaagaagaaacaacCTCTTTTCCAATGCcccaagagttcgatataaacccttgagtcacccttgtggggaaaagacgcttgctacaacactctgcacttggagtcccaagtaGTTGGTAGACACGAAGTTGTTGCCATCAATgggggataaaattatgagtcttcacgaagatacaatgatcaaatgaaccattccagtttgaatgaagcatgaagcgtcatcatcaagatcaagcgggatgtgcaaggcaaaggtatgaccttgctaggttcTCTTTTTACCAGTCTCAAGGTGGCTAATGAGAGACCGGGTTATATGATAGATAAtcacactatcaagaggggctttcggttggtaacttgatcacatcgttttagggagctcaatcctttgcatactttacaTTCCCTAAATATTGTTGCTTCTTTgtatttctctatgtgaggttcttgagcttgttgctatcttctcaacaagcccaagttcatcgaaaacggaacttgtatgcatcttctattgcgtttttgagAATGGATGTTTtattggttctttgttttgggagtTTCACTGCTTCCCAATTTTGAAATTTATTTTCTTGCTCCTTCTTGGCTTTTATGGTCTCCATTGTATAGATCATGTTCTTAGTTTTTTCAAAAAGCCCAAATTTGCTAAAATCGTAGTATGGATGCCAAAGATATCGCGTTTTTTGTAAGAACATT contains the following coding sequences:
- the LOC124684585 gene encoding amino acid transporter AVT6E translates to MVNTNYSALPLTSPAIELQSSQPPNKSGAAAAAAANGVHAKKLTKQDSFLGEVEDDAADSNGGEHDELPLIGADGPAGPPEGSGVAGAVFNLATSIIGAGIMALPATMKVLGVAVGLVSILVMGVLSEVTIELLVRFSARCRALSYGELVHRALGRPASVVAQMCVIINNAGILVVYLIIIGDVMSGSLKHAGVVDQLVGHDGEWDNRRLLILFVLVVFLAPLCALERIESLSLSSAASVALAIVFVAVSCIIAVVKLAEGKISAPRMGPDFSSRAAMLDLLVVIPIMTNAFICHFNVQPIYNELKEKTPRNMYNVGRISTVLCVIVYALTAVSGYLLFGDDTESDVLTNFDKDLGIRFSSVLNYIVRIGYIVHLVLVFPVVHFSLRQTVDALVFGESATHSRKKMLLLTAVLLALIYLGSTMIPNIWMAFKFTGATTGLALGFMFPALVALKLDKEGLECLGHGERILAIGMLGLAIVVSVVGVAGNVYSLRSKSD